One Amaranthus tricolor cultivar Red isolate AtriRed21 chromosome 1, ASM2621246v1, whole genome shotgun sequence DNA window includes the following coding sequences:
- the LOC130806760 gene encoding sm-like protein LSM36B, with protein sequence MSTGGDKGSGNTKTPADFLKSIRGRPVVVKLNSGVDYRGILACLDGYMNIAMEQTEEYVNGQLKNKYGDAFIRGNNVLYISTTKRTLADGT encoded by the exons ATGAGTACTGGAGGTGATAAAGGATCGGGAAACACCAAAACCCCTGCAGATTTTCTCAAATCCATTCGAGGTCGCCCCGTTGTTGTTAAACTCAACTCCGGTGTTGATTATCGTG GAATTTTAGCTTGCCTGGACGGCTACATGAACATTGCAATGGAGCAAACAGAAGAGTATGTTAATGGCCAGCTGAAAAATAAATATGGGGATGCATTTATTCGAGGAAATAACG TGCTCTATATCAGTACGACAAAGAGGACACTTGCCGATGGAACATAA